In the genome of Dickeya fangzhongdai, one region contains:
- the tyrS gene encoding tyrosine--tRNA ligase: MMASNLIQQLQERGLVAQVTDEGALAERLAQGPIALYCGFDPTADSLHLGHLVPLLCLKRFQMAGHKPVALVGGATGLIGDPSFKAAERKLNTEDTVQEWVEKIRRQAAPFLDFDCGDNSAVAANNYDWFGSMNVLTFLRDIGKHFSVNQMINKEAVKQRLNRDDVGISFTEFSYNLLQGYDFASLNALHGVELQIGGSDQWGNITSGIDLTRRLHQKQVFGLTVPLITKSDGTKFGKTESGAVWLDPKKTSPYKFYQFWINTADADVYRFLKFFTFLDIETINALEEEDKNSGVAPRAQYVLAEEVTRLVHGEEGLTAAKRITQSLFNGNLSDLTEADFAQLAQDGVPMVELATGADLQQALVDSELQPSRGQARKTIASNAITINGEKQSDPEYAFTGADRLFGRYTLLRRGKKNYCLVCWKD; this comes from the coding sequence TTGATGGCAAGCAATCTGATTCAACAATTGCAAGAGCGGGGCCTGGTGGCCCAGGTAACGGACGAGGGCGCGTTAGCAGAGCGACTGGCGCAGGGGCCAATTGCACTGTATTGCGGCTTTGATCCGACTGCCGACAGCTTGCATTTGGGACATCTGGTGCCACTGCTGTGCCTGAAACGCTTTCAGATGGCCGGTCACAAACCGGTGGCGCTGGTGGGCGGCGCGACGGGGCTTATCGGCGATCCGAGTTTCAAAGCCGCCGAGCGTAAGCTGAATACCGAAGATACGGTGCAGGAGTGGGTGGAAAAGATCCGCCGTCAGGCGGCGCCGTTCCTGGATTTCGACTGCGGCGACAACAGCGCCGTGGCGGCCAACAACTATGACTGGTTCGGCTCCATGAACGTGCTGACGTTTCTGCGCGATATCGGCAAGCACTTCTCCGTCAACCAGATGATCAACAAAGAAGCGGTCAAACAGCGCCTGAACCGGGACGATGTGGGTATTTCGTTCACCGAATTCTCCTACAACCTGCTGCAGGGCTATGACTTCGCCTCGCTGAACGCGCTGCACGGCGTGGAGTTGCAGATTGGCGGTTCCGACCAGTGGGGCAACATCACCTCCGGGATCGACCTGACCCGCCGTCTGCATCAGAAACAGGTATTCGGCCTGACCGTTCCGTTGATCACCAAGTCTGACGGCACCAAGTTCGGCAAAACCGAAAGCGGCGCGGTATGGCTGGATCCGAAGAAAACCAGCCCGTACAAATTCTACCAGTTCTGGATTAACACCGCTGACGCTGACGTATACCGGTTCCTGAAATTCTTCACCTTCCTCGACATTGAAACGATTAATGCGCTGGAAGAGGAAGACAAGAACAGCGGCGTGGCGCCGCGCGCTCAGTATGTGCTGGCGGAAGAAGTGACCCGTCTGGTGCACGGCGAAGAGGGATTGACCGCGGCCAAGCGCATCACCCAGAGTCTGTTTAATGGCAACCTGAGCGACCTGACCGAAGCGGATTTCGCGCAGCTGGCGCAGGACGGCGTGCCGATGGTTGAGCTGGCGACAGGCGCTGACCTGCAGCAGGCGCTGGTGGATTCCGAATTGCAGCCTTCCCGTGGACAGGCGCGCAAGACCATCGCTTCCAACGCCATTACTATCAACGGCGAGAAGCAGTCAGATCCGGAATACGCTTTCACGGGCGCCGACCGTCTGTTCGGCCGTTACACCCTGCTGCGCCGGGGCAAGAAAAACTATTGTCTGGTCTGCTGGAAAGACTGA
- the pdxH gene encoding pyridoxamine 5'-phosphate oxidase: MTTEHDDAHTPDTRNRVAIAPGENIASGENIASGENITSGENIAAIDIADLRREYTRGGLRRHDLTDNPLDLFERWLKQACEAQLADPTAMCVATVDEQGQPYQRIVLLKHYDEKGMVFYTNMGSRKAQQLAVNSRISLLFPWHMLERQVIVLGKAEKLPMLDVMKYFHSRPRDSQIGAWVSKQSSRISARSMLESKFFEMKQKFQQGEIPLPSFWGGFRVTIESMEFWQGGEHRLHDRFLYQRESDGWTIDRLAP; the protein is encoded by the coding sequence ATGACCACAGAACACGATGACGCGCACACCCCTGACACCCGAAACCGCGTTGCGATCGCGCCCGGTGAAAATATTGCTTCCGGTGAAAATATTGCTTCCGGTGAAAACATTACTTCCGGTGAAAACATCGCCGCTATCGATATCGCCGATTTACGGCGCGAGTACACCCGTGGCGGGCTACGTCGCCACGATCTGACCGACAACCCGCTCGACCTGTTTGAACGCTGGCTAAAGCAGGCTTGCGAAGCGCAACTGGCGGATCCTACCGCGATGTGTGTGGCGACGGTCGACGAGCAGGGCCAGCCTTATCAGCGTATCGTGCTGCTGAAACACTATGATGAAAAAGGCATGGTGTTCTATACCAATATGGGCAGCCGCAAGGCGCAGCAACTGGCGGTGAATTCCCGTATCAGCCTGCTGTTTCCCTGGCACATGCTGGAGCGTCAGGTCATCGTGCTGGGCAAGGCGGAAAAACTGCCGATGCTGGACGTGATGAAGTATTTCCACAGCCGGCCGCGCGACAGCCAGATCGGCGCCTGGGTTTCAAAACAGTCAAGCCGCATTTCCGCCCGCAGCATGCTGGAAAGCAAGTTCTTCGAGATGAAGCAAAAGTTCCAGCAGGGCGAGATTCCGCTGCCGAGTTTCTGGGGCGGATTCCGCGTCACTATCGAGTCGATGGAATTCTGGCAGGGCGGCGAGCACCGCCTGCACGATCGTTTTCTGTACCAGCGCGAGAGCGATGGCTGGACAATCGACCGGCTGGCGCCCTAA
- a CDS encoding MliC family protein — protein MKPLLIAGVVLLSGCAYLMPAAKPQTLHYQCGTMPLTVTLNPGPQSDSVTFLLDGESHTLPQVPAASGTRYSDDRYAFWSKGNQAFIVRGDRIIVNDCVLK, from the coding sequence ATGAAACCACTGCTGATTGCCGGTGTAGTGCTGTTAAGCGGCTGCGCTTACTTAATGCCGGCCGCGAAGCCGCAGACCTTGCACTACCAGTGCGGCACCATGCCGCTCACCGTCACCCTGAACCCCGGCCCGCAGAGCGACAGCGTGACTTTCCTGCTGGATGGCGAATCTCACACGCTGCCTCAGGTGCCCGCCGCGTCGGGCACGCGTTACAGCGATGACCGATACGCTTTCTGGAGTAAGGGAAATCAGGCGTTTATCGTGCGGGGCGATAGAATCATCGTCAATGATTGTGTGTTGAAGTAA
- the anmK gene encoding anhydro-N-acetylmuramic acid kinase — translation MRSGRYIGVMSGTSLDGVDVVLAAIDEHTVAQQASYCHPIPPAIRQTILSMNQGQAVTLSELGRLDTRLGALFAEAVQALLRQTGLSASEITAIGCHGQTVWHEPDGDAPCTMQIGDCNRIAAVTGITTVGDFRRRDMALGGQGAPLVPVFHRALLQHPVERRIVLNIGGIANISVLVPGRPVKGYDTGPGNMLLDAWVWRNRAQPYDKDAAWALTGQVDNALLSHMLSDPYFGLPAPKSTGREYFNLTWLERQLAAFPRLRSEDVQATLVALSAETIAGQVLLTGGCERVLVCGGGARNPLLMSQLSARLPGIEVSATDNFGIRGDDMEALAFAWLAFRTLSGLPGNLPSVTGASRETVLGAIYPAMIV, via the coding sequence ATGAGGTCTGGAAGATATATTGGTGTGATGTCCGGCACCAGTCTGGATGGTGTCGACGTGGTGCTGGCCGCCATCGATGAGCACACCGTCGCACAGCAAGCCAGTTATTGCCACCCGATTCCGCCGGCGATTCGCCAGACGATACTGAGCATGAACCAGGGGCAGGCCGTGACGCTCTCCGAATTAGGGCGACTGGATACCCGGCTCGGGGCGTTGTTTGCCGAAGCAGTACAGGCGCTGCTGCGCCAGACCGGGTTGAGCGCGAGCGAGATTACCGCGATTGGCTGTCATGGACAGACGGTCTGGCATGAGCCGGACGGCGACGCGCCTTGCACCATGCAAATTGGCGATTGCAACCGTATCGCCGCGGTGACCGGCATCACTACGGTCGGCGATTTTCGCCGCCGCGACATGGCGTTGGGCGGGCAGGGTGCACCGCTGGTGCCGGTGTTCCATCGCGCGCTGTTGCAGCATCCGGTGGAGCGGCGAATTGTGCTGAATATCGGCGGGATCGCCAATATTTCGGTGCTGGTGCCGGGGCGCCCGGTAAAAGGCTATGACACCGGACCGGGCAATATGCTGCTGGATGCCTGGGTGTGGCGCAACCGGGCGCAGCCGTACGATAAAGACGCCGCCTGGGCGTTAACCGGCCAGGTGGATAACGCGTTGCTGAGCCACATGCTGTCCGATCCCTATTTCGGCTTACCGGCGCCCAAGAGCACCGGACGCGAGTATTTCAATCTGACGTGGCTGGAAAGACAACTGGCGGCTTTTCCTCGTCTGCGGTCGGAAGATGTGCAGGCCACGCTGGTGGCGCTGAGCGCGGAAACCATCGCCGGGCAAGTGTTGCTGACCGGCGGCTGCGAACGTGTGCTGGTATGCGGCGGCGGAGCGCGCAATCCGCTGCTGATGAGTCAGCTGTCGGCGCGTCTGCCGGGCATTGAGGTCAGCGCGACCGACAATTTCGGCATTCGTGGCGATGATATGGAGGCGCTGGCGTTCGCCTGGCTGGCGTTCCGCACCCTGTCGGGGTTGCCGGGCAACTTGCCGTCCGTGACCGGCGCCAGCCGAGAAACCGTACTGGGCGCCATTTATCCGGCGATGATCGTGTAA
- a CDS encoding glycine zipper 2TM domain-containing protein encodes MMKRFLVITLAGITLAGCANTSTLSGDVYSASEAKQVQTVTYGTVVSTRPVQIQAGEDSNVIGTLGGAVLGGLVGNTVGRGTGRNLATAAGAVAGGVAGNSIEGAVNRVQGVELEIRKDDGSTIMVVQKQGDTKFHAGQRVAMASNGRSITVSPR; translated from the coding sequence ATGATGAAACGTTTTCTCGTGATCACTTTAGCAGGTATCACACTGGCTGGCTGCGCCAATACCAGCACCCTGTCAGGAGACGTTTACAGTGCATCCGAAGCCAAGCAGGTTCAGACTGTAACCTACGGCACCGTTGTCTCCACTCGTCCGGTACAGATTCAGGCCGGTGAAGACAGTAACGTCATCGGCACCCTCGGCGGCGCCGTACTGGGCGGGCTGGTCGGTAATACCGTCGGTCGCGGTACTGGCCGTAATCTGGCGACAGCCGCAGGCGCGGTTGCCGGTGGCGTTGCCGGTAACAGCATTGAAGGCGCGGTCAACCGCGTTCAGGGTGTAGAGCTGGAAATCCGTAAAGACGACGGCAGCACCATCATGGTGGTGCAAAAACAGGGCGATACCAAATTCCACGCTGGACAACGTGTGGCAATGGCCAGCAACGGCCGTTCCATCACCGTCTCTCCGCGCTAA
- the slyA gene encoding transcriptional regulator SlyA — protein sequence MELPLGSDLARLVRVWRALIDHRLKPLELTQTHWVTLHNIHQLPPGQSQIQLAKAIGIEQPSLVRTLDQLEDKGLITRHICAHDRRAKRILLTDMADPIIQAVNDVIDQTRSEILNGITPEEVDELATIISRLEKNILALHESQS from the coding sequence ATGGAATTGCCGTTAGGTTCTGATTTAGCCCGGTTGGTTCGTGTATGGCGCGCTTTGATTGATCATCGATTAAAGCCTCTGGAACTCACGCAGACGCACTGGGTCACGCTGCATAATATTCACCAACTGCCTCCGGGGCAGTCCCAAATTCAGCTAGCCAAAGCGATAGGAATAGAACAGCCTTCGCTGGTGCGTACGTTGGATCAGCTTGAAGACAAGGGGTTAATTACCCGGCACATTTGTGCCCACGACCGACGCGCCAAGCGTATTCTGCTAACAGATATGGCGGATCCTATCATTCAGGCTGTTAATGACGTTATTGATCAGACACGCAGCGAAATATTAAATGGTATTACCCCGGAAGAAGTGGATGAGTTGGCCACTATTATCTCCCGGCTGGAAAAAAACATTTTGGCATTACATGAGAGTCAGTCTTAA
- a CDS encoding DUF1289 domain-containing protein, whose translation MAEQLELFPVPNPCRGICQADDRGFCRGCFRSRSERFNWGTMSDAQKQDVLRLCRQRMKRSQRSEKNSAPSEPDQPALF comes from the coding sequence GTGGCTGAGCAGCTCGAACTTTTTCCTGTTCCCAACCCTTGCCGGGGTATCTGCCAGGCGGATGACCGGGGCTTCTGTCGTGGTTGTTTTCGAAGCCGCAGCGAGCGCTTTAATTGGGGAACGATGAGCGATGCGCAAAAACAGGATGTGCTGCGTTTGTGTCGGCAAAGGATGAAACGTTCGCAGCGAAGTGAAAAAAATTCAGCGCCCTCCGAGCCGGATCAGCCAGCCTTGTTTTAA
- the gloA gene encoding lactoylglutathione lyase, whose amino-acid sequence MRLLHTMLRVGDLQRAIDFYTKVLGMRLLRTSDNPEYKYSLAFVGYTEESEGAVIELTYNWGVESYDLGTAFGHIALGVDDVAGACERIRQAGGKVTREAGPVKGGTTVIAFVEDPDGYKIELIERSQAGQGLGN is encoded by the coding sequence ATGCGTTTACTTCATACCATGCTACGCGTTGGCGACCTGCAGCGCGCTATCGATTTTTACACCAAGGTACTGGGCATGCGCCTGCTGCGCACCAGCGACAATCCGGAATACAAATATTCTCTGGCATTTGTCGGCTATACCGAGGAAAGCGAAGGCGCAGTGATCGAACTGACCTACAACTGGGGCGTGGAAAGCTATGACCTGGGCACCGCCTTCGGTCACATTGCCTTGGGCGTGGATGACGTAGCAGGCGCCTGCGAACGTATCCGTCAGGCCGGCGGCAAAGTTACCCGTGAAGCAGGCCCGGTCAAAGGCGGCACCACTGTTATCGCCTTCGTTGAAGACCCCGACGGTTACAAGATCGAGCTGATCGAACGTTCACAGGCCGGTCAGGGACTGGGCAACTGA
- the rnt gene encoding ribonuclease T: MAEKNNLNALNARFRGFYPVVIDVETAGFNAKTDALLEIAAVTLKMDESGWLQPDETLHFHIEPFEGAILRPEALAFNGIDPANPLRGAVSEYEALHEIFKAVRKGIKDQNCNRGIIVAHNATFDHSFLMAAAERCGLKRNPFHPFATFDTAALSGLVLGQTVLAKACIAAEIPFDASQAHSALYDTERTAQLFCELVNRWKRMGGWPLASGTDTEASLAVGSEE, encoded by the coding sequence ATGGCTGAGAAAAATAACCTGAACGCCCTGAACGCGCGTTTTCGTGGCTTTTACCCTGTTGTTATCGATGTGGAAACCGCCGGGTTCAACGCGAAAACCGATGCGCTGCTGGAAATTGCAGCCGTAACGCTGAAAATGGATGAAAGCGGTTGGTTACAGCCGGACGAAACCTTGCATTTTCACATCGAACCGTTTGAAGGCGCTATCCTGCGGCCCGAAGCGCTGGCCTTCAACGGCATCGACCCTGCCAACCCATTGCGTGGCGCGGTGAGCGAATATGAAGCGCTGCATGAAATCTTCAAGGCCGTGCGTAAGGGAATCAAAGATCAGAACTGTAATCGCGGCATCATCGTGGCTCATAACGCGACCTTCGATCACAGCTTTCTGATGGCGGCGGCAGAACGCTGCGGCCTGAAGCGCAACCCATTCCACCCTTTCGCCACCTTTGACACCGCCGCGCTCAGCGGGCTGGTGCTGGGGCAGACGGTGCTGGCTAAAGCCTGCATTGCGGCGGAGATCCCATTCGACGCCAGCCAGGCGCACTCGGCGCTCTATGACACCGAACGGACAGCGCAACTGTTTTGTGAACTGGTCAATCGCTGGAAGCGTATGGGCGGCTGGCCGCTAGCATCGGGAACCGATACCGAAGCGTCGTTGGCTGTCGGCAGTGAAGAGTAA
- a CDS encoding Grx4 family monothiol glutaredoxin translates to MTTTTLEKIQRQIAENPILLYMKGSPKLPSCGFSAQAVQALSACGERFAYVDILQNPDIRAELPKYANWPTFPQLWVDGELVGGCDIVIEMYQRGELQQLIKETADKYRSQQADQQ, encoded by the coding sequence ATGACGACAACGACACTTGAAAAGATTCAGCGTCAGATCGCTGAAAACCCGATTCTGCTGTATATGAAAGGTTCTCCCAAACTGCCGAGCTGTGGTTTTTCTGCCCAGGCGGTACAGGCGTTGTCGGCGTGCGGCGAGCGTTTTGCCTATGTGGATATTCTGCAGAACCCGGATATCCGCGCTGAATTGCCCAAATACGCTAACTGGCCGACGTTCCCGCAGCTGTGGGTGGATGGTGAATTGGTTGGCGGCTGCGACATCGTGATTGAGATGTATCAGCGCGGCGAATTGCAGCAACTGATTAAGGAAACCGCCGACAAGTACCGATCCCAGCAGGCGGATCAGCAGTAA
- a CDS encoding C40 family peptidase, with translation MRLFITLFVLFFSNLFLNLAQANPHSAAVLPRKTGVETANKAIEESKKSKVAKNTKKGAAPTHDKKPEKTTKTAPAKTTAAHDKNVKPHNDKKPVTTAAAAHTTSKPQKREKSVQAKAPAGKTAKKDTPAPAKSSHKAHETVIAKTASKKSKSAVVGEESASASPHGKSKKGRQDKAALTISAAHQKRYQHAKLTAMNKLMSQIGKPYHWGGATPYSGFDCSGLVYYAYKDVVKIPIPRTANEMYHLRDAAPIKKSELESGDLVFFRITNRGAADHVGVYLGNGRFIQSPRSGSDIKISKLSEDYWQDHYVGARRVVTPKTIR, from the coding sequence ATGCGTTTATTTATTACGCTTTTCGTATTATTTTTCAGTAATCTGTTTTTAAACCTGGCACAGGCTAATCCACATAGCGCTGCGGTATTACCGCGCAAAACCGGCGTAGAAACGGCGAATAAAGCTATTGAGGAATCCAAAAAAAGCAAGGTTGCCAAAAATACCAAAAAGGGTGCGGCGCCCACTCATGACAAAAAACCGGAAAAAACCACCAAAACCGCGCCTGCCAAAACGACCGCCGCTCACGATAAAAACGTCAAACCGCACAATGATAAAAAACCGGTGACCACTGCGGCCGCAGCCCACACAACCAGCAAGCCGCAGAAGCGGGAAAAAAGCGTTCAGGCTAAAGCGCCCGCCGGCAAAACCGCGAAAAAAGACACCCCGGCACCGGCGAAAAGCAGTCATAAGGCGCACGAAACCGTGATTGCTAAAACGGCAAGCAAAAAAAGCAAGTCTGCCGTCGTCGGAGAAGAAAGCGCCAGCGCATCACCACACGGCAAGAGTAAAAAAGGCCGGCAGGATAAAGCCGCTCTGACCATCAGCGCCGCTCACCAAAAGCGCTACCAGCATGCCAAACTGACCGCCATGAACAAGCTGATGAGCCAAATCGGCAAGCCCTACCACTGGGGCGGCGCGACCCCCTACTCCGGTTTCGATTGCAGCGGACTGGTGTATTACGCGTATAAAGATGTGGTGAAAATCCCGATTCCGCGAACCGCCAATGAGATGTACCACTTACGTGACGCCGCGCCTATCAAGAAAAGCGAGCTGGAAAGCGGCGACCTGGTGTTCTTTCGGATAACCAACCGCGGCGCCGCCGACCATGTCGGCGTCTACCTCGGCAATGGTCGTTTCATTCAGTCGCCGCGTTCCGGCTCTGACATTAAAATCAGCAAACTGAGCGAGGACTACTGGCAGGATCACTACGTCGGCGCCCGTCGCGTGGTCACGCCGAAAACCATTCGCTAA
- a CDS encoding YnhF family membrane protein, with protein MDTNLKMSLFTTVASLAMIIIFSLSAVLN; from the coding sequence ATGGATACCAACTTGAAAATGTCGCTGTTCACCACTGTGGCTTCACTGGCGATGATCATCATCTTTAGTCTGAGCGCGGTATTGAACTGA
- the purR gene encoding HTH-type transcriptional repressor PurR, whose translation MATIKDVAKRAGVSTTTVSHVINKTRFVAEETKAAVRAAIDELHYSPSAVARSLKVNHTKSIGLLATSSEAPYFAEIIEAVENSCYARGYTLILCNSHNNQDKQRAYLSMLAQKRVDGLLVMCAEYPPELLSMLADYRHIPMVVMDWGEAHSDFTDTIIDNAFAGGYMAGRYLIERGHRDIGAIPGSLGRNTGSGRYLGFLKALKEADIPLREEWVVQGDFEPESGYKAMHQILAQKQRPTAVFCGGDIMAMGAICAADELGLRVPQDISVIGYDNVRHSRYFTPALTTIHQPKERLGQAAFSMLLDRITSKREEAQTIEVHPTLIERRSVADGPFLDYRR comes from the coding sequence ATGGCAACGATCAAAGATGTGGCAAAACGCGCGGGCGTTTCGACCACAACCGTATCACACGTGATCAATAAAACACGTTTCGTCGCCGAAGAGACCAAGGCTGCGGTGCGTGCGGCCATCGATGAATTGCATTATTCGCCGAGTGCGGTGGCCCGCAGCCTGAAAGTCAACCACACCAAATCCATCGGCCTGCTGGCGACATCCAGCGAGGCGCCCTATTTCGCCGAAATCATCGAGGCGGTGGAAAACAGCTGCTACGCCAGAGGCTATACGCTGATCCTGTGCAACTCCCATAATAATCAGGACAAACAGCGCGCCTACCTGTCCATGCTGGCGCAAAAACGGGTCGACGGCCTGCTGGTGATGTGCGCCGAGTACCCGCCGGAACTGCTATCGATGCTGGCGGATTACCGCCATATCCCGATGGTGGTGATGGACTGGGGCGAAGCCCACAGCGATTTTACCGATACCATTATCGATAACGCGTTTGCCGGCGGCTACATGGCCGGACGTTACCTGATTGAGCGCGGCCACCGCGACATCGGCGCCATTCCCGGTTCTCTCGGGCGCAATACCGGCAGTGGGCGTTATCTGGGTTTCCTGAAAGCGCTGAAAGAGGCCGACATTCCGCTACGGGAAGAATGGGTGGTTCAGGGCGACTTCGAGCCGGAATCCGGCTACAAGGCGATGCACCAGATTCTGGCCCAGAAACAGCGTCCGACCGCGGTGTTCTGCGGCGGCGATATCATGGCGATGGGCGCCATTTGCGCCGCCGACGAACTGGGGCTGCGCGTACCGCAGGATATTTCGGTGATCGGTTATGACAATGTTCGTCACTCCCGGTATTTTACCCCGGCGCTGACCACCATCCACCAGCCCAAGGAGCGACTGGGACAGGCGGCCTTCTCGATGTTGCTCGACCGCATTACCAGCAAACGCGAGGAAGCCCAGACCATTGAAGTGCATCCGACGCTGATCGAACGCCGCTCCGTCGCCGACGGCCCGTTCCTCGATTACCGTCGTTAA
- the cfa gene encoding cyclopropane fatty acyl phospholipid synthase, whose translation MSSSYVEELGTPNLSWFQIVNEMLSAADIVINGSRPFDIQVKNPDMYKRVLREGSLGLGESYMDGWWECERLDMFFHRVLRAGLENQLPHRWRDTLRILMARLTNLQSRRRAWIVGKEHYDLGNDLFTLMLDPYMQYSCGYWKQAETLEQAQQDKLRLICEKLQLRRGMTLLDIGCGWGGLAEFAARHYGVSVTGVTISREQQKLAQQRCHDLDVNILLQDYRDLNRQFDRIVSVGMFEHVGAKNYDTYFQIVKRNLKPDGLFLLHTIGTHTPTPTGDKWTSKYIFPNGSLPSIEQIAVTSEPYLVMEDWHNFGADYDSTLMAWYHRFQQHWPALSERYSERFQRMFTYYLNSFAGSFRARNIQLWQVLFSVDGVEGGLRVPR comes from the coding sequence ATGAGTTCATCTTATGTGGAGGAACTGGGTACCCCTAACCTATCCTGGTTCCAGATTGTTAATGAAATGCTGTCGGCCGCCGACATCGTCATTAACGGTTCACGCCCGTTTGATATTCAGGTAAAAAATCCCGACATGTATAAGCGCGTGCTGCGCGAAGGCTCGTTGGGATTGGGCGAAAGTTATATGGATGGCTGGTGGGAGTGTGAGCGGCTGGACATGTTTTTCCACCGCGTGCTGCGCGCCGGGTTGGAAAACCAGCTCCCTCACCGCTGGCGCGATACGCTGCGGATCCTGATGGCGCGGCTGACCAACCTGCAGTCCCGCCGTCGGGCCTGGATCGTGGGCAAGGAGCATTACGACCTCGGTAATGATCTTTTCACCCTGATGCTTGACCCTTATATGCAGTACTCCTGTGGCTACTGGAAACAGGCCGAAACCCTGGAGCAGGCACAGCAGGACAAGCTGCGCTTGATCTGCGAAAAACTGCAGCTGCGCCGCGGCATGACCCTGCTGGATATCGGCTGCGGCTGGGGCGGGCTGGCAGAATTCGCCGCGCGTCACTACGGCGTTTCCGTCACCGGCGTGACCATCTCCCGCGAGCAACAGAAACTGGCGCAACAGCGCTGCCATGATCTGGACGTGAACATCCTGCTGCAGGACTACCGCGACCTGAACCGGCAGTTTGACCGTATCGTTTCCGTCGGCATGTTCGAGCATGTCGGTGCCAAGAACTACGATACCTACTTCCAGATAGTAAAGCGCAATCTTAAACCTGATGGGCTGTTCCTGCTGCACACGATCGGCACTCACACCCCCACGCCAACGGGAGATAAGTGGACCAGCAAGTACATCTTCCCCAACGGCAGCCTGCCGTCGATAGAGCAAATCGCCGTAACCAGCGAGCCGTATCTGGTGATGGAAGACTGGCATAACTTCGGTGCTGACTACGACAGCACGTTGATGGCCTGGTATCACCGCTTCCAGCAGCACTGGCCAGCATTGTCCGAGCGTTACTCCGAACGTTTCCAGCGCATGTTCACCTATTATCTCAACAGCTTCGCGGGTTCATTCCGCGCCCGCAACATTCAACTCTGGCAGGTGTTGTTCAGCGTGGACGGCGTGGAAGGCGGCTTGCGAGTCCCCAGATAA
- a CDS encoding riboflavin synthase has protein sequence MFTGIVQGTATVVSIDEKPNFRTHVVQLPPELLPGLETGASVAHNGCCLTVTKIDGDRISFDLIKETLRLTNLGEVKAGDRVNVERAAKYGDEIGGHVMSGHIMCTAEIVKILTSENNHQIWFRLADESQMKYVLHKGFIGIDGISLTVGEVTRSRFCVHLIPETLQRTTLGQKRLGDRINIEIDPQTQAIIDTVERVLARQAQQQQEQAAAQAEQGE, from the coding sequence ATGTTTACCGGTATTGTTCAGGGCACGGCGACCGTCGTGTCGATTGATGAAAAACCCAATTTCCGCACTCATGTCGTTCAACTGCCCCCCGAACTGCTGCCGGGGCTGGAAACCGGGGCTTCCGTAGCGCACAACGGTTGTTGCCTGACCGTCACCAAAATCGATGGCGATCGGATCAGTTTCGACCTGATCAAAGAGACGCTGCGGCTGACCAACCTGGGCGAAGTCAAAGCCGGCGATCGGGTTAATGTGGAGCGCGCCGCCAAATATGGCGACGAAATCGGCGGGCATGTGATGTCCGGCCATATTATGTGTACGGCGGAGATCGTGAAAATCCTGACGTCGGAAAATAATCACCAGATCTGGTTCCGGTTGGCTGATGAATCGCAGATGAAATATGTGCTGCACAAAGGATTTATCGGCATTGACGGTATCAGCCTGACGGTAGGGGAAGTGACCCGCAGCCGTTTCTGCGTGCATCTGATTCCGGAAACGCTCCAGCGCACGACGCTGGGTCAGAAACGACTGGGCGACCGCATCAATATCGAAATCGACCCGCAAACCCAGGCCATCATCGACACGGTCGAACGCGTCCTGGCTCGTCAGGCGCAGCAGCAACAGGAGCAGGCCGCGGCGCAGGCGGAGCAGGGCGAATAA